Proteins from a single region of Candidatus Hydrogenedentota bacterium:
- the radA gene encoding DNA repair protein RadA, with protein MSKEKSHFVCQSCGAVTARWMGKCPECAEWNTLVEEVIPETGAHERPSIVSHSKPIPVTDGTHPPPARIPTGLSECDRVLGGGIVPGSLTLVGGDPGIGKSTLMLQLSQYLAANAGKVLYVSGEESFSQAQLRANRLKSVHDRLFIYTETSVSSIAKEIQKGGYAFVVIDSIQSVYSSQLSGVPGSLSQVRECANEFLRLAKGRNVPIFLVGHVTKDGTIAGPRLLEHLVDTVLYFEGEGRQALRILRGVKNRFGSTNEIGVFEMRESGLHPVPNPSALFLSERPKGVSGSIVIPSVEGTRPLLVEVQALVGDSHAGSPRRTVTGVNPNRVNLLLAVLEKRAGLHFSDRDVFVNVAGGVKLDEPATDLAVALALVSSFRNVPLPETLAAFGEVGLAGEVRAVDMAQQRVSEAEKFGFNQCILPRGCARNIVAGGVRIHPVGDLETALEMALEA; from the coding sequence GTGAGTAAGGAGAAAAGCCACTTCGTTTGCCAGTCCTGCGGCGCCGTGACGGCCCGATGGATGGGTAAGTGTCCAGAGTGTGCGGAGTGGAATACGCTGGTGGAGGAGGTGATCCCCGAGACGGGGGCCCACGAGCGGCCGAGTATCGTTTCCCACAGCAAGCCTATTCCCGTGACCGATGGCACGCACCCGCCGCCCGCACGCATTCCCACGGGGCTTTCCGAGTGCGATCGGGTTCTCGGCGGCGGTATCGTGCCCGGCTCACTCACGCTGGTGGGCGGCGATCCAGGAATCGGCAAGTCCACGCTGATGCTCCAGCTCTCCCAGTACCTCGCGGCGAATGCGGGCAAGGTGCTGTATGTCTCCGGCGAAGAGTCCTTCAGTCAGGCTCAGCTTCGCGCGAACCGGCTGAAATCGGTGCATGACCGGCTTTTCATCTACACTGAGACTTCGGTGAGCAGTATCGCCAAGGAGATACAGAAGGGTGGCTACGCCTTTGTGGTCATCGACTCGATCCAGTCAGTCTACAGCAGCCAGCTCTCCGGGGTGCCCGGCTCCTTGAGCCAGGTGCGCGAGTGCGCCAACGAGTTCCTGCGGCTGGCGAAAGGCCGCAATGTCCCCATTTTTCTCGTGGGCCACGTTACCAAGGACGGCACGATCGCCGGGCCGCGCCTGCTGGAGCATTTGGTGGACACCGTGCTTTACTTCGAGGGCGAAGGACGCCAGGCGCTGCGCATCCTTCGGGGGGTGAAGAACCGCTTCGGCTCGACCAACGAGATTGGCGTGTTTGAGATGCGCGAGAGTGGGCTGCACCCGGTGCCGAACCCCAGTGCGCTGTTCCTCAGCGAGCGGCCCAAGGGGGTGAGCGGTTCAATTGTGATTCCGAGCGTGGAGGGCACGCGGCCACTGCTGGTGGAGGTGCAGGCGCTGGTGGGGGACAGCCACGCGGGCTCGCCGCGCCGGACGGTCACGGGGGTCAATCCGAATCGGGTTAATTTACTGTTGGCGGTGCTGGAGAAGCGGGCGGGGCTACATTTCTCGGACCGGGATGTATTTGTGAATGTCGCGGGCGGCGTGAAGCTGGACGAACCGGCGACGGATCTGGCGGTGGCGCTGGCGCTGGTGTCGAGTTTTCGGAATGTGCCCCTGCCCGAAACCCTGGCCGCCTTTGGCGAGGTGGGGCTGGCGGGGGAGGTGCGCGCGGTGGACATGGCCCAGCAACGGGTATCGGAGGCGGAAAAGTTTGGATTTAATCAGTGTATTTTGCCTCGCGGATGTGCTAGAAACATAGTCGCGGGTGGTGTGCGAATACACCCCGTGGGTGACTTGGAAACCGCGTTGGAAATGGCATTGGAGGCTTGA
- a CDS encoding dihydroorotate dehydrogenase produces the protein MMPNLEVNVGGLKMKNPVTVGSGTFAYGQEYDRYFDIARLGAVTTKSLSLEPRAGNKPPRLVETPAGMLNAIGLQNVGIEAYLRDKAPFLRDKGCTIIGNIYGKSPEDYAMLAERLTKEGAADAIEANLSCPNVHDARTARGCTLVAQIPEQVQLYTRAIKAATNLPVFIKLTPNIIDIAEPALAAEEAGANAISMINTLLGIGIDPETRRPILSNIVGGLSGPAIRPVAVKMVWDCAKAIKIPIIGMGGICTAGDAMQFILAGATAVSVGSYSFRQPDAAIKVVEGLEDYCTRHGVEDLTDLIGGMRLT, from the coding sequence CTGATGCCAAATCTTGAAGTCAACGTCGGCGGCCTGAAGATGAAGAACCCGGTGACCGTGGGTTCCGGGACCTTTGCCTACGGCCAGGAATATGATCGCTATTTCGATATCGCCCGTCTTGGCGCGGTGACGACCAAGAGTCTTTCGCTGGAGCCCCGTGCGGGCAACAAGCCCCCGCGCCTGGTGGAGACGCCCGCGGGTATGTTGAACGCCATAGGCCTCCAGAACGTGGGCATCGAAGCCTACCTTCGCGACAAGGCTCCCTTCTTGCGCGACAAAGGCTGCACGATCATCGGCAACATCTACGGCAAGAGTCCTGAGGACTACGCCATGCTTGCCGAGCGCCTGACCAAAGAAGGCGCGGCGGACGCCATTGAAGCGAACCTTTCCTGCCCGAATGTGCACGATGCCCGCACGGCCCGGGGCTGCACGCTGGTGGCCCAGATTCCCGAGCAGGTCCAGTTGTACACCCGCGCCATCAAGGCCGCGACCAACCTTCCTGTGTTCATCAAGCTTACACCGAACATCATCGACATCGCCGAGCCCGCGCTGGCGGCGGAAGAGGCCGGTGCGAACGCCATTTCCATGATCAATACGCTCCTCGGCATCGGCATCGATCCCGAGACGCGCCGCCCCATCCTCAGCAACATCGTCGGCGGCCTGAGTGGTCCCGCGATCCGCCCTGTTGCGGTGAAGATGGTGTGGGACTGCGCCAAGGCCATCAAAATCCCCATCATCGGCATGGGCGGCATCTGCACGGCGGGCGACGCGATGCAGTTTATCCTTGCGGGCGCCACGGCCGTATCCGTGGGCAGCTACTCCTTCCGTCAGCCCGATGCCGCGATAAAAGTGGTGGAAGGGCTGGAGGATTACTGCACGCGTCACGGCGTGGAGGATCTCACCGACCTGATTGGCGGCATGCGGTTGACGTGA
- the pyrF gene encoding orotidine-5'-phosphate decarboxylase has translation MAIALRPVQGLFVTPASSVWLRTRNPIWAAPRTQPPSHAIIAAPTNLREDLTLSKQTELITVLDVDTREEALAIVSACGACAWFKIGSQLFTRCGPAIVADVLALGKQVMLDLKFHDIPNTVAHSASAAAALEVGLFTLHASGGRTMIAAARKAVEGTPTRILAVTVLTSFSDAQLRDEVGFHETAAEAVPRLAKQAVESGAHGIVCSPQEIELVRAAVGPEPIVVTPGIRPAWSTKDDQERIMTPGDAARAGASMIVVGRPILNHANPAEAVRLIHEELAQ, from the coding sequence ATGGCGATTGCCCTTCGCCCAGTCCAGGGTCTTTTTGTGACGCCTGCTTCCTCCGTGTGGCTGCGGACCCGCAATCCCATTTGGGCAGCGCCGCGCACCCAGCCGCCTTCCCATGCTATAATCGCGGCTCCAACCAACCTACGGGAAGACCTTACCTTGTCCAAGCAAACTGAACTGATTACTGTCCTTGATGTCGATACGCGGGAGGAGGCTCTGGCCATTGTTTCGGCCTGCGGCGCCTGCGCGTGGTTTAAAATTGGCTCCCAATTGTTCACCCGCTGTGGCCCGGCGATTGTCGCCGATGTGCTGGCGCTGGGTAAGCAGGTTATGCTGGACCTCAAGTTTCATGATATTCCCAATACGGTGGCCCACAGCGCCAGCGCGGCGGCGGCGCTGGAGGTGGGGCTGTTCACGCTTCATGCCTCGGGCGGGCGCACTATGATCGCGGCGGCGCGGAAGGCGGTGGAGGGGACGCCTACGCGGATTCTTGCGGTGACCGTGCTCACCAGCTTCAGCGATGCCCAACTTCGAGATGAGGTGGGTTTCCATGAGACGGCGGCTGAGGCGGTGCCGCGTCTGGCGAAGCAGGCGGTGGAGTCGGGGGCCCACGGCATCGTATGTTCGCCCCAGGAAATCGAACTGGTGCGGGCGGCGGTAGGCCCTGAGCCAATCGTGGTGACGCCGGGCATCCGTCCTGCCTGGTCAACCAAGGACGATCAGGAGCGCATCATGACCCCGGGTGACGCGGCTCGTGCTGGCGCTTCGATGATTGTGGTGGGTCGTCCTATTCTTAACCATGCCAACCCGGCGGAAGCGGTCCGCCTGATCCACGAGGAGCTTGCCCAATGA
- a CDS encoding orotate phosphoribosyltransferase — MTEAEVFDYFKKAGALLEGHFIYASGRHGRQFLQAARVLQYPEYTGPLCVAMADLFRNDNVQLVAGPATGGIILAYDTARSLGVRGVFAEKEPDGTMAVKRGFAIPKGIRVLVVEDIVTTGGSIMKTIEHLEARGAEIVGVAALIDRSGGKVDFKYPYRPVARLNMESWAPDEVPTELAALPVMEPDDLVI; from the coding sequence ATGACCGAAGCGGAAGTGTTTGATTATTTCAAGAAGGCGGGCGCGCTGCTGGAAGGCCACTTTATCTATGCGAGCGGGCGCCACGGGCGTCAGTTCCTCCAGGCGGCGCGGGTGCTTCAGTATCCGGAGTACACGGGGCCTTTGTGTGTGGCCATGGCGGATTTGTTTCGCAATGATAATGTGCAGCTCGTGGCGGGTCCGGCCACGGGTGGGATCATACTGGCCTACGACACCGCGCGGAGCCTGGGGGTGCGGGGCGTATTCGCAGAGAAAGAGCCCGACGGCACGATGGCGGTTAAGCGGGGTTTCGCCATACCGAAAGGTATCCGCGTGCTGGTGGTGGAGGACATCGTGACCACCGGCGGCTCCATCATGAAGACCATAGAGCATTTGGAAGCGCGCGGCGCGGAGATCGTTGGCGTGGCGGCGCTGATTGATCGCAGCGGTGGCAAGGTCGATTTCAAGTATCCCTACCGTCCTGTAGCTCGACTGAATATGGAGAGCTGGGCACCGGACGAAGTACCGACCGAATTGGCGGCATTACCCGTGATGGAACCAGATGATCTGGTGATTTGA
- a CDS encoding neutral/alkaline non-lysosomal ceramidase N-terminal domain-containing protein, whose protein sequence is MPAFVIALTATLLATFPAAAEFRAACVKVDITPDTPQWLHGYAPRQSTGVRDKIYHRIAAMDDGTTVFYLVSSDICTISSAFYRDFCTRLEGETGIKPEQIWWSTTHTHSAPHVGPQELGTLFFGGSLGDRSTTEDTVYWEKVNQGLIEGIKEAHKKLEPARLGIAIGEAQANINRREVREGKTVLGENPDGPTDRQLGLIRLERPDGSPIGLIANYAIHGTCLHGGNTQITGDAPGWASSYVEEKLGVPMLFINGAEGNIAPHPTVGNDPNDPRIKSFDETLGAPIVALNSTIEATTGDIKLATTRILIDTPRKPGLGWLDTLAEFASTGSDGNSLVRVPVYTLTINGDTVIWAAPIELFCEIALNVRAASPFKNTFYFGLTNGSLLYMPTKAAFAEGGYEPSVSVFTEQAEADFTVGVTGLLKELSAG, encoded by the coding sequence ATGCCCGCGTTCGTCATCGCCCTCACCGCGACCCTTCTCGCCACCTTCCCCGCCGCCGCTGAGTTCCGCGCGGCCTGCGTCAAGGTGGACATCACCCCCGACACGCCCCAATGGCTTCACGGCTATGCGCCGCGTCAATCCACCGGTGTCCGCGATAAGATTTACCATCGCATCGCCGCAATGGACGACGGCACGACGGTCTTCTACCTCGTGTCTTCAGACATCTGCACGATCTCGTCCGCCTTCTACCGCGATTTCTGCACGCGGCTGGAAGGGGAGACCGGCATCAAACCCGAACAGATCTGGTGGTCCACGACACATACCCATTCCGCGCCCCATGTAGGTCCGCAGGAATTAGGCACGCTCTTTTTCGGTGGATCGCTGGGTGATCGTTCAACGACTGAGGATACAGTCTACTGGGAAAAGGTAAACCAGGGCTTGATCGAAGGCATCAAGGAAGCCCACAAGAAACTGGAACCCGCCCGGCTCGGTATCGCCATCGGCGAGGCCCAGGCGAACATTAATAGACGTGAAGTGCGGGAGGGCAAGACCGTCCTGGGTGAGAACCCCGACGGCCCCACCGATCGCCAGCTCGGGTTGATCCGCTTGGAACGTCCCGATGGCAGCCCCATCGGCCTTATCGCCAACTACGCCATCCACGGCACCTGCCTGCATGGCGGGAACACCCAGATCACGGGCGACGCGCCCGGCTGGGCTTCAAGCTATGTCGAGGAAAAGCTCGGTGTGCCCATGCTTTTTATCAACGGCGCCGAGGGCAATATTGCGCCCCATCCTACGGTAGGCAATGATCCCAATGACCCGCGCATCAAGAGTTTCGACGAAACCCTTGGCGCACCCATCGTGGCGCTCAACAGCACCATCGAGGCCACCACGGGGGATATCAAGCTGGCCACTACCCGAATCTTGATCGATACACCGCGCAAGCCCGGGCTGGGCTGGCTCGATACCCTGGCGGAATTCGCGTCGACGGGGTCCGATGGCAATTCCCTTGTGCGGGTTCCGGTTTACACCCTCACCATCAACGGCGACACCGTCATCTGGGCCGCCCCCATCGAACTATTCTGCGAGATTGCGCTCAATGTCCGCGCCGCTTCGCCCTTCAAGAACACCTTCTACTTCGGCCTGACGAATGGTTCCCTGCTCTACATGCCCACGAAGGCTGCCTTTGCGGAAGGGGGCTACGAGCCCAGCGTGTCCGTGTTTACGGAACAGGCCGAGGCCGACTTTACGGTGGGGGTGACGGGACTGCTCAAGGAGCTGAGTGCGGGCTAG
- a CDS encoding phosphodiester glycosidase family protein, translating to MPLPHTLFLALACVAVLASTGAAGGEEPVTDGGLTLENKSFHDLPFTVARIKLGEESLQLFWKRSDGRAYQNFHGLRDELKAQGRELVLATNAGIYAEDRTPLGLHVEQSVELRALNLHKGSQSNFALKPNGVFYVDKSGARILTTEAYQVAMPAPILATQSGPLLVIDGALHPKFKADSLSLHLRNGIGVLSPTEVAIVISNWPVNLHTFASFFSEVLGCRNALYLDGSLSGLYAPAIDRDGAGLEYVGILAVTRPAKATAGEVAGE from the coding sequence ATGCCCCTTCCTCACACCTTATTCCTGGCCTTGGCCTGTGTCGCTGTTCTTGCGAGCACGGGTGCCGCCGGGGGCGAGGAGCCCGTCACCGATGGCGGACTCACGCTGGAGAATAAGAGCTTCCACGATTTGCCTTTTACCGTGGCGCGCATCAAACTTGGAGAAGAGTCGCTCCAGCTTTTCTGGAAGCGGTCGGACGGCAGGGCGTATCAGAATTTTCACGGCCTGCGGGATGAGCTTAAGGCGCAGGGTCGAGAATTGGTGCTGGCGACCAATGCTGGCATCTACGCGGAAGATCGGACGCCCCTTGGCCTCCATGTGGAGCAGTCGGTGGAGTTGCGCGCGTTAAACCTGCACAAGGGCAGCCAGAGCAATTTTGCGCTGAAGCCGAACGGTGTGTTTTACGTGGACAAGAGCGGCGCCCGCATTCTCACGACGGAAGCCTATCAGGTGGCGATGCCCGCGCCCATACTGGCGACCCAATCGGGACCGCTGCTGGTGATAGATGGCGCCCTCCATCCCAAATTCAAGGCGGATTCCCTTAGTCTTCATCTGCGCAACGGTATCGGGGTACTATCGCCGACGGAAGTCGCAATCGTGATTTCCAACTGGCCCGTAAATCTTCACACCTTTGCGAGTTTCTTCAGCGAAGTGCTGGGCTGCCGGAACGCTTTATATCTGGATGGTTCACTTTCGGGACTTTACGCACCTGCCATCGACCGCGACGGCGCGGGCCTCGAATACGTGGGAATACTGGCCGTGACGCGACCCGCGAAAGCGACTGCGGGGGAGGTCGCCGGTGAGTAA
- a CDS encoding dihydroorotate dehydrogenase electron transfer subunit, with the protein MPLVSTCEIKAHMEVAPEHYRLVLHAPEIAAQAAPGQFCMVEVQEGLYPFLRRPMCFEQIFKDSVSILYKVEGEGTRLMSKLTPGQTISIQGPLGKPFPLDSSFNRHILVAGGIGIAPFPALAEAIISQLGITPEIIIAARTESMLLCESDFHQMGCKVHLATDDGSAGVKAYASEVLRQLDPGPGTRAYCCGPMPMMRATHEVSQALGISCLASLEAEMACGDGVCLGCVVEANVEIEAERMVRVCYDGPVFESTLIKWDAY; encoded by the coding sequence ATGCCCCTCGTATCAACTTGTGAAATCAAGGCCCACATGGAAGTGGCCCCCGAGCACTATCGGCTCGTGCTGCACGCTCCGGAAATCGCCGCGCAAGCCGCACCCGGCCAGTTCTGCATGGTGGAAGTGCAGGAGGGGCTTTATCCCTTCCTGCGGCGTCCCATGTGCTTCGAACAGATTTTCAAGGACAGCGTTTCGATTTTGTACAAGGTGGAGGGCGAAGGCACGCGCCTCATGTCCAAATTGACGCCGGGCCAGACGATCAGCATTCAGGGGCCGCTGGGAAAGCCCTTCCCGCTGGACAGCAGTTTCAACCGGCACATTCTCGTGGCGGGCGGTATCGGTATCGCACCGTTTCCCGCGCTGGCCGAGGCGATCATCAGCCAACTCGGCATCACGCCGGAGATTATCATCGCGGCGCGAACTGAATCGATGCTGCTGTGCGAATCCGATTTTCATCAGATGGGCTGCAAGGTCCACCTGGCAACGGACGATGGTTCGGCAGGCGTGAAGGCTTACGCGTCCGAAGTGCTGCGCCAGCTCGATCCCGGCCCCGGCACCCGGGCCTACTGCTGCGGTCCCATGCCCATGATGCGGGCGACCCACGAAGTGAGCCAGGCCCTGGGTATCTCGTGCCTCGCCTCCCTTGAAGCCGAAATGGCCTGCGGCGATGGCGTCTGTCTGGGCTGCGTGGTGGAGGCCAACGTGGAGATCGAGGCCGAACGCATGGTGCGGGTGTGTTACGACGGCCCGGTCTTTGAGAGCACCTTGATCAAGTGGGATGCGTACTGA
- the disA gene encoding DNA integrity scanning protein DisA, with amino-acid sequence MAGRKKKTSEEAYRDALVVIAPGTTIREAISTIIQAGTGALLCFGPPKRLFDLSEGGVKLDEQVTPQLVYELSKMDGAIILNEDGSRIHAANRFLKPNAKTHSDETGTRHRTAQRLANQANCMVIAVSQRRSSVTLYVHDRRRILDSIPTLVNKAVQAVQTLEKYIAVLNQAMQDLTVREFQDVVTIFDVCKAIQRMEMVMRIAREIEPYIIELGIEGRLIEMQLQELILPVKEAELVIKDYLRERPNANFGTIREKISELPKTELLNLGSISQAMGYGPKLRSVDTYLSPRGYRVLTSTHRLSPQIIDSLVERFGNLQQIIRAPKDDLVEVDGVGEVLAERIRVSLNLLRNQMIVDERR; translated from the coding sequence TTGGCGGGACGGAAGAAAAAGACCAGTGAAGAGGCCTACCGCGATGCGCTTGTTGTCATTGCGCCGGGTACCACCATACGCGAAGCCATTTCCACCATCATACAGGCGGGTACCGGAGCGCTGTTGTGTTTCGGCCCGCCAAAGCGGCTTTTTGATCTTTCCGAAGGCGGGGTGAAACTGGACGAGCAGGTGACGCCCCAGTTGGTCTATGAACTTTCGAAAATGGATGGCGCAATCATCTTGAATGAAGACGGAAGCCGAATTCATGCGGCGAACCGCTTCCTGAAGCCCAATGCGAAGACCCACAGCGACGAAACCGGTACGCGCCACCGCACGGCGCAGCGTCTTGCCAATCAGGCGAACTGCATGGTCATTGCCGTCTCCCAACGCCGTTCCAGTGTGACCTTGTATGTTCATGATCGCCGCCGCATTCTGGACAGTATCCCCACGCTGGTGAACAAAGCCGTGCAGGCCGTCCAGACGCTGGAAAAATACATCGCCGTATTGAATCAGGCCATGCAGGATCTTACGGTACGCGAATTTCAAGACGTGGTCACCATTTTTGACGTGTGCAAGGCTATCCAGCGCATGGAAATGGTGATGCGAATCGCGCGGGAAATCGAGCCCTACATTATCGAGCTCGGGATTGAAGGTCGCCTGATCGAGATGCAACTTCAGGAGCTGATCCTGCCCGTGAAAGAAGCGGAGCTGGTGATTAAGGACTACCTTCGGGAACGTCCCAACGCCAACTTCGGCACCATTCGCGAAAAAATCAGCGAGCTTCCCAAGACGGAGCTGCTCAATCTTGGCAGCATCAGCCAGGCCATGGGCTATGGCCCGAAATTGCGCAGCGTGGATACCTACCTGAGTCCCCGGGGCTATCGCGTGTTGACCAGCACCCACCGACTCAGCCCCCAAATCATCGACAGCCTCGTGGAGCGCTTCGGCAACCTTCAGCAGATCATCCGCGCGCCGAAGGACGACCTGGTGGAAGTGGATGGCGTGGGCGAGGTGCTCGCGGAGCGTATTCGCGTGAGTCTCAACCTCTTGCGCAACCAGATGATTGTGGATGAACGGAGATAA